A window from Hymenobacter volaticus encodes these proteins:
- a CDS encoding RagB/SusD family nutrient uptake outer membrane protein: MFPTYINSRLRVLALAAVLAPVAFSCSKDLDQSPSYLASPEVVYRDPEQIQQVLARLYATLSVSGQNGGVDRSDLSFIPADYANYLRAYWKVQELTSDEAIIAWGDAGLPELNTNTWNADNQFIRGMYEKIFFQVSGCNDFLRNTTDEQLASRGITGASADQVRQYRAEVRFLRALSYYHALDLFGSVPFADETFQVGSGALPTQISRADLFAFIESELKAIEGSLGAPRQPGYARADQACCWTLLTKLYLNAQVYTGTARNTEAVTYANKVLAPSAGYQLSSTYRFLFLADNNTSVARNEIILPVVNDGLRTQSFGNTTFLVHASVGGSMSATEAGVNGGWFGIRAKSNLVDLFPGGGASTDARALFYTAGQTKQINTISSFNDGYASTKWRNVTSTGLPGSGFPPAGNGDFVDTDYPLFRLADVQLMYAEAVLRGGTGGTAGTALSQVNAVRARAKATPLATVSLQDILDERGRELYWEGHRRTDLIRFGKYATGYNWPFKGGVAAGKDIEPFRTVFPLPNTDLVANPNLKQNTGY, from the coding sequence ATGTTTCCTACCTATATAAATAGCCGTTTGCGCGTGCTGGCGTTGGCCGCCGTGTTGGCTCCGGTTGCGTTTTCCTGCTCCAAAGACCTCGATCAGTCACCGAGCTACCTGGCTAGCCCCGAGGTGGTGTACCGCGACCCCGAACAGATTCAGCAGGTGCTGGCCCGCCTCTACGCTACGCTCTCGGTGAGCGGGCAAAACGGCGGCGTCGACCGCAGTGACCTCTCGTTCATCCCGGCCGATTATGCCAACTACCTGCGCGCCTACTGGAAGGTGCAGGAGCTAACCAGCGACGAAGCCATTATTGCCTGGGGCGACGCCGGTTTGCCCGAACTCAACACCAACACCTGGAATGCCGACAACCAGTTTATCCGGGGCATGTATGAGAAGATCTTCTTCCAGGTGTCGGGCTGCAACGATTTCCTGCGCAACACCACCGACGAGCAGCTAGCCAGCCGTGGCATCACCGGGGCCAGCGCCGACCAAGTGCGTCAGTACCGGGCAGAGGTGCGGTTTCTGCGCGCCCTGAGCTACTACCACGCCCTCGACCTGTTCGGCAGCGTGCCCTTTGCCGACGAAACCTTCCAGGTGGGCAGCGGGGCGCTACCCACGCAAATATCCCGCGCCGACTTGTTTGCCTTCATCGAATCCGAGCTGAAAGCCATTGAAGGCTCGTTGGGTGCCCCGCGCCAGCCCGGTTATGCCCGCGCCGATCAAGCCTGCTGCTGGACGCTGCTTACCAAGCTGTATCTGAATGCGCAGGTGTACACCGGCACGGCGCGCAACACCGAAGCCGTAACGTACGCCAACAAAGTGTTGGCGCCCTCGGCGGGCTACCAGTTGTCGTCCACGTACCGGTTCCTGTTTCTGGCCGACAACAACACGTCGGTTGCTCGCAACGAAATCATCTTGCCTGTCGTCAACGACGGACTGCGCACCCAAAGCTTCGGCAACACCACGTTTCTGGTGCACGCGTCGGTAGGAGGGAGCATGTCGGCCACGGAGGCTGGCGTGAATGGCGGCTGGTTCGGTATTCGGGCTAAGAGCAACCTCGTGGACTTGTTTCCCGGTGGCGGCGCCAGCACCGATGCGCGGGCCTTGTTCTACACGGCCGGCCAAACCAAGCAAATCAACACCATCTCGTCGTTCAACGATGGGTATGCCTCCACCAAGTGGCGCAACGTTACTTCGACTGGTCTGCCCGGTTCCGGTTTCCCGCCTGCTGGCAACGGCGACTTTGTGGATACCGACTACCCACTGTTCCGCTTGGCCGATGTGCAGCTGATGTATGCCGAAGCCGTATTGCGTGGCGGTACGGGTGGCACCGCTGGCACGGCTCTCTCGCAGGTGAATGCAGTGCGAGCCCGCGCGAAGGCCACGCCCCTGGCCACCGTGAGCTTGCAGGACATCCTCGATGAGCGGGGCCGGGAGCTGTATTGGGAAGGCCACCGCCGCACCGACCTTATTCGGTTCGGTAAGTATGCCACCGGCTACAACTGGCCCTTCAAGGGCGGCGTAGCAGCTGGCAAGGACATCGAGCCGTTTCGCACGGTGTTCCCGCTGCCCAATACCGATTTGGTTGCCAACCCGAATCTAAAGCAGAATACTGGTTACTAA
- a CDS encoding SusC/RagA family TonB-linked outer membrane protein: protein MPFSLLVPRRPRSFQWALLPTLGIVLLPGIAAANPAGLAANASSLAMEPLAGGTITGRIVDASGEGLPGVTVVLEGTSLGASTDATGAYSISNVPAGSYTLVTSYVGFKANRTPITVTEGGTTAVPVATLAENTTLLNEAVVIGYGSQRRQDVTGSVEQIDEKQFVKGQVTNPEQLIQGKVAGVQITTASGAPGAASDIRIRGGSSLNASNSPLIVIDGVPVDNTSLAGNSNPLSLINPNDIESITVLKDASSTAIYGSRASNGVIIVTTKRGLQGEALRVNVSTQHSLAKAADFVPVLSASEFRATVNQYGNDQQKATLGTASTDWQKEIFRTAYTTDNTVSLIGSAGKVPFRVSGGYLNQQGLLLDNSLKRYSGSVGVTPLLLDDNLRIDINIKGSVIKNNFSAQDAVNRAVYFDPTQPVYATDSKFGGFFEFTDNGNIRTLAPRNPVGLIKQREDLSTVKRSIGNIQLDYKLPFVAGLSANVNLGYDVQRSDGNLFVPGTAGSDFLRGGINREYKQGLNNTLLETYAKYNRDFGKAKLEVLGGYSWQQFQNEQYRFDDNRADGTVYVAAERTYDNQLSFTDQYNLLSYYGRANLNINDRYLVTGTLRADGSSRFSPDNRWGYFPSGAVAWRIKGEDFLKESNAISDLKIRFGVGQTGQQDIGTGSGNLYGYLPFYSLSSNLSQYPQGSNYYRTLRAEFYDLNRKWETTTTYNAGIDYGFFGGRVYGSVDVYKRDTKDLLNTVFLAALTNQTNAGTINVGSLTNKGVEVAVNVDAVKGDQLNLSLNANATFNRNELTKLTNSDSPNAVGVVVSNSAIYNFDGEPNQNAQINTVGYQEGAFYVYEQKYGADGKPLVNEFVDRNADGTVDSRDLYRYKSPRPKAILGFGVT from the coding sequence ATGCCTTTTTCCTTACTAGTACCCCGGCGGCCTAGGTCGTTCCAGTGGGCTCTGCTGCCGACGCTTGGCATCGTGTTGCTGCCCGGCATTGCAGCCGCAAACCCAGCTGGCTTGGCAGCCAATGCGTCATCTCTTGCGATGGAGCCACTTGCAGGTGGCACCATTACGGGCCGGATTGTTGATGCCAGCGGCGAAGGGCTGCCCGGCGTAACGGTGGTGCTGGAAGGCACTTCCCTCGGTGCGAGCACCGATGCTACCGGGGCGTATTCTATTTCCAACGTGCCGGCCGGTTCGTATACCCTCGTCACTTCCTACGTGGGCTTCAAAGCCAACCGCACGCCCATTACTGTCACGGAAGGCGGCACTACGGCGGTGCCCGTGGCTACTCTGGCCGAGAACACCACGCTGCTCAACGAAGCCGTGGTAATCGGCTATGGTTCGCAGCGTCGGCAAGATGTAACCGGTTCCGTTGAGCAGATCGACGAGAAGCAGTTTGTGAAAGGGCAGGTAACCAACCCCGAGCAACTGATTCAAGGCAAAGTGGCCGGCGTGCAAATCACGACGGCCAGTGGCGCGCCCGGAGCGGCCTCCGACATCCGCATTCGGGGTGGCTCGTCGCTGAATGCGTCCAACTCGCCGCTGATTGTGATTGACGGCGTGCCCGTGGACAACACCAGCCTGGCCGGTAACAGCAACCCGTTGTCGTTGATCAACCCCAACGATATTGAAAGCATTACGGTGCTGAAAGACGCTTCTTCAACCGCCATTTATGGCTCGCGGGCGTCCAACGGCGTGATTATCGTGACCACCAAGCGCGGCTTGCAGGGCGAGGCGCTGCGGGTGAACGTATCCACGCAGCACTCGTTGGCCAAGGCCGCCGATTTTGTGCCCGTGCTGTCGGCCAGCGAGTTCCGCGCGACGGTAAACCAGTACGGCAACGACCAGCAGAAGGCCACGCTCGGTACGGCCAGCACCGATTGGCAAAAAGAAATTTTCCGCACTGCCTACACCACCGACAACACGGTGAGCTTGATTGGCTCGGCGGGCAAGGTGCCGTTCCGGGTATCGGGTGGCTACCTCAACCAGCAGGGCCTGTTGCTCGACAACAGTTTGAAGCGCTATTCCGGCTCGGTAGGTGTGACGCCGTTGCTGCTCGATGACAACCTCCGCATTGATATCAACATCAAAGGCTCGGTCATCAAGAACAACTTCTCGGCGCAGGACGCCGTGAACCGGGCCGTGTACTTTGACCCAACGCAGCCGGTGTACGCCACCGATTCCAAGTTTGGTGGCTTCTTCGAGTTCACCGACAACGGCAACATCCGCACGCTGGCCCCGCGCAACCCCGTGGGTCTCATCAAGCAGCGCGAGGACCTGAGCACCGTGAAGCGCAGCATCGGCAACATTCAGCTGGATTACAAGCTGCCCTTCGTGGCAGGGCTGTCGGCCAACGTGAACTTGGGCTACGATGTGCAGCGCAGCGACGGAAACTTGTTCGTGCCCGGCACGGCCGGTTCCGATTTCCTACGTGGCGGCATCAACCGCGAGTATAAGCAGGGGCTCAACAACACGCTGCTGGAAACCTACGCCAAGTATAACCGCGACTTCGGCAAAGCCAAGCTGGAAGTGCTGGGCGGCTACTCTTGGCAGCAATTCCAGAACGAGCAATACCGCTTCGACGACAACCGGGCCGATGGCACGGTGTACGTGGCCGCCGAGCGCACCTACGACAACCAACTGAGCTTCACCGATCAGTACAACCTGCTGTCGTACTACGGCCGCGCCAACCTGAACATCAACGACCGGTATTTGGTGACGGGTACGCTGCGGGCCGACGGTTCGTCGCGCTTCTCGCCCGATAACCGTTGGGGTTATTTCCCTTCCGGGGCAGTGGCTTGGCGCATCAAGGGCGAGGATTTCCTGAAAGAGTCGAACGCTATTTCTGATTTGAAAATCCGTTTTGGGGTGGGGCAGACCGGGCAGCAGGATATTGGAACCGGCAGCGGTAACCTCTACGGCTATCTGCCTTTCTACTCGCTTAGCTCCAACCTCTCGCAGTATCCGCAGGGCAGCAACTACTACCGCACCTTGCGGGCTGAGTTCTACGACTTGAACCGCAAGTGGGAAACCACCACCACCTACAACGCGGGCATCGACTACGGCTTCTTCGGGGGCCGCGTCTACGGTTCGGTTGACGTGTACAAGCGTGACACCAAGGACCTGCTTAACACCGTGTTCTTGGCGGCCCTGACCAACCAAACCAACGCCGGCACCATCAACGTGGGGTCGTTGACCAATAAAGGCGTGGAAGTGGCCGTGAACGTGGACGCCGTGAAAGGTGACCAGCTGAATTTGAGCTTGAACGCCAACGCCACCTTCAACCGCAACGAACTCACCAAGCTCACCAACTCCGACTCGCCGAACGCGGTAGGGGTGGTGGTGAGCAACAGCGCCATCTACAACTTCGACGGGGAGCCCAACCAGAACGCCCAAATCAACACGGTCGGCTACCAGGAAGGCGCGTTCTACGTGTATGAGCAGAAGTACGGCGCCGATGGCAAGCCGCTGGTCAACGAGTTTGTGGACCGCAACGCCGACGGCACCGTGGACAGCCGCGACCTGTACCGCTACAAGTCGCCGCGCCCGAAGGCTATCCTCGGTTTCGGGGTAACCTGA
- a CDS encoding helix-turn-helix domain-containing protein has product MKIVREHIEPDAESSFRLLFTPCITDIFFWHYHPEYELVYIEGANGTRHVGDHISRYEGSDLVFIGPNIPHLNFDYGVATEPKKVVVQLKDHFLGDAFKQTPEFAAITQLFERARFGVSFHGDTKDLIGRQLAQLPELPPFERLLTLLRIFQQLATSTDHTLLHGSAVTSSYNLQEQQRIQRVSEVVAEHYPRKIEIREVAALTNLTEAAFCRYFKRITRLTFTQFLNQYRVHQAQKLLLQDTTVSEACFACGFENLSYFTKTFKRVTGENPLQFKKRLQA; this is encoded by the coding sequence ATGAAAATTGTCCGGGAACACATTGAGCCTGACGCAGAAAGCTCGTTTCGCCTCCTATTCACGCCCTGCATAACCGACATTTTCTTCTGGCACTACCATCCCGAATACGAGTTGGTGTACATCGAAGGCGCCAACGGCACGCGCCACGTCGGAGACCATATTTCGCGTTACGAGGGCAGCGACTTGGTTTTTATCGGGCCCAATATTCCGCATCTGAACTTCGACTACGGCGTCGCGACGGAGCCCAAAAAAGTGGTGGTGCAGCTCAAGGATCATTTCTTGGGCGATGCCTTCAAACAAACCCCCGAATTTGCCGCCATCACGCAACTGTTCGAGCGGGCCCGGTTTGGCGTTTCTTTTCACGGCGACACCAAAGACCTGATTGGCCGGCAATTAGCGCAGTTGCCCGAACTTCCGCCATTTGAGCGACTACTTACCTTGCTGCGCATTTTCCAACAACTAGCCACCAGCACCGACCACACGTTGCTGCACGGCTCCGCCGTCACGAGTTCCTACAACCTACAAGAGCAGCAGCGTATTCAGCGCGTGAGTGAAGTGGTGGCGGAGCACTACCCCCGCAAAATCGAAATCCGAGAGGTGGCCGCCCTCACCAACCTGACGGAAGCCGCTTTTTGCCGCTATTTTAAGCGCATCACCCGGCTCACCTTCACACAATTCCTTAATCAATACCGGGTGCACCAAGCCCAAAAGCTCCTCTTACAAGACACCACCGTTTCGGAAGCCTGTTTTGCCTGCGGCTTCGAGAATTTATCGTATTTCACCAAAACCTTCAAACGGGTGACCGGCGAGAATCCTTTACAATTTAAAAAGCGCCTACAAGCCTAA
- a CDS encoding Imm51 family immunity protein — MKNSFPFQAAPTHLTNPSRRFSIQVPVGEVEGYYNLFTKHGYGGNGPSWVEHICFILEEKDSAILDHLEFDEEADTFLVYADSEETVSRFMISVLPVFGSLKSLNQYFEHVDSDKFTE, encoded by the coding sequence TTGAAGAATTCATTTCCTTTCCAAGCTGCACCTACTCATCTAACCAATCCTAGTCGGCGTTTTAGCATTCAAGTTCCGGTAGGAGAAGTAGAAGGCTATTATAATCTTTTCACCAAACACGGATATGGCGGCAATGGCCCATCATGGGTAGAACACATCTGTTTCATATTAGAGGAAAAAGACTCCGCCATTCTTGATCATCTTGAATTTGACGAAGAGGCCGACACTTTTTTGGTATATGCCGATAGTGAAGAAACCGTTTCTCGTTTCATGATCAGTGTCCTGCCTGTTTTTGGCTCACTGAAATCATTGAACCAATATTTCGAGCACGTTGACTCCGACAAGTTCACAGAATAG
- a CDS encoding AAA domain-containing protein: MLAAKDVAIIHGPPGTGKTTTLVQAIMETIRRERRVLVCAPSNTAVDLLTEKLAERGVNVIRMGNPSRVSDLLLHHTLEAQIMEHKSYPELKSMRQTAEQYREAAGKFKRHFGWEEREERRALKEQAHLLLQDSDNLERYITEDLLDKVQVITCTLVGASNRAIRHLTYETIFIDEAAQALEPGCWIPITKGNRVVLAGDHQQLPPTVKSEKAAKDGLRETLFEKCILRQPETARMLQVQYRMHEQIMEFSSEQFYDGKLQAAPTVAHADLPEYDIRFAPDQAVEFLDTAGFGFQELGIAESRSIANPEEADLLLKRLAQLLEPYDAADHTEDLLTIGVIAPYRAQINYLKDAIEENNELAGLMEHRMLSVGTVDSFQGQERDIIAISLTRSNTQGDIGFLSDIRRMNVGMTRARKKLLIVGDSSTLGSHPFYKAFLDYTESIGAYRTAWELQ, encoded by the coding sequence GTGCTGGCGGCCAAGGACGTAGCCATCATTCACGGCCCGCCCGGCACCGGCAAAACCACCACGTTGGTACAGGCCATCATGGAAACCATCCGGCGGGAGCGGCGGGTGCTGGTGTGCGCTCCCAGCAACACAGCCGTGGATTTGCTGACCGAAAAGCTAGCCGAGCGCGGCGTGAACGTGATTCGGATGGGTAACCCATCTAGGGTATCGGATTTGCTGCTGCACCACACGCTGGAGGCGCAGATTATGGAGCACAAAAGCTACCCCGAGCTGAAGAGCATGCGCCAGACTGCCGAGCAGTACCGCGAAGCGGCTGGCAAGTTCAAGCGCCATTTCGGGTGGGAAGAGCGGGAAGAACGCCGCGCCCTCAAAGAGCAGGCCCATCTACTGCTCCAAGACTCCGACAACCTGGAGCGCTACATCACCGAGGATTTGCTGGATAAGGTACAAGTAATCACCTGCACGCTGGTGGGCGCCTCCAACCGCGCCATCCGCCACCTCACTTACGAAACCATCTTCATCGACGAAGCTGCGCAAGCGTTGGAACCAGGCTGCTGGATTCCTATAACCAAAGGCAACCGCGTGGTACTAGCCGGCGACCACCAGCAGTTGCCTCCTACCGTCAAGAGCGAGAAAGCCGCTAAAGATGGATTGCGCGAAACATTGTTCGAGAAGTGCATTCTGCGCCAGCCCGAAACGGCCCGCATGCTGCAGGTGCAGTACCGTATGCACGAGCAGATCATGGAGTTCAGCTCCGAGCAGTTCTATGACGGTAAGCTACAAGCCGCGCCCACCGTAGCCCACGCCGACTTGCCCGAATACGACATCCGCTTCGCCCCCGACCAAGCCGTAGAGTTTCTGGATACCGCTGGTTTTGGCTTCCAAGAACTTGGTATTGCGGAAAGCCGCTCCATTGCCAACCCCGAAGAAGCGGACCTGCTGCTCAAGCGCCTAGCGCAACTGCTAGAGCCCTACGATGCCGCCGACCACACCGAGGACCTGCTGACCATCGGCGTCATTGCTCCCTACCGCGCACAGATTAATTACCTCAAAGATGCCATCGAGGAAAACAACGAGCTTGCTGGCCTCATGGAGCACCGTATGTTGAGCGTGGGCACCGTGGATTCGTTTCAGGGCCAGGAGCGCGACATCATTGCCATCAGTCTTACCCGAAGCAACACGCAAGGCGACATCGGCTTCCTTTCCGACATCCGCCGCATGAACGTGGGCATGACCCGCGCCCGCAAGAAGCTTCTCATAGTCGGCGACTCGTCTACGCTCGGTTCGCATCCATTCTACAAAGCCTTTCTTGATTATACCGAGAGCATTGGGGCGTACCGCACAGCTTGGGAATTGCAGTAG
- a CDS encoding FKBP-type peptidyl-prolyl cis-trans isomerase: MAQISENKVVTITYDLSVTDDNQQKVLVESAEADAPMVFLFGQSGLPEEFERQLDGKQAGDSFAFSLTPEQAYGEYDDQAVVDIPKNVFEIDGQVDQEMLQVGNFLPMADNQGHHMQGKVVEIGPDSVKMDFNHPLAGMVMHFDGKVAEVREATQEELDHGHVHGEGGHAH, translated from the coding sequence ATGGCTCAAATCAGCGAAAACAAAGTCGTTACGATCACCTACGATCTGAGCGTGACCGACGACAATCAGCAAAAAGTGCTCGTAGAATCAGCCGAAGCGGATGCGCCCATGGTGTTCCTGTTCGGCCAGAGCGGCCTACCCGAGGAATTTGAGCGTCAGCTCGACGGCAAGCAAGCCGGCGACTCGTTTGCCTTCTCCCTTACCCCGGAGCAAGCATATGGCGAGTACGACGACCAAGCCGTAGTCGACATCCCGAAAAACGTATTCGAAATCGATGGTCAAGTAGACCAAGAAATGCTGCAAGTTGGCAATTTCCTCCCCATGGCCGACAACCAAGGCCACCACATGCAAGGCAAAGTGGTAGAAATTGGCCCCGACAGCGTAAAAATGGATTTTAACCACCCGCTCGCCGGTATGGTGATGCACTTCGACGGCAAAGTAGCCGAGGTGCGCGAAGCCACGCAAGAGGAGCTGGATCATGGCCACGTCCACGGCGAGGGTGGCCACGCCCACTAG
- a CDS encoding acyl carrier protein phosphodiesterase has translation MNFLAHLVLSDTPAAPNYPDVVIGNFAAEAVRGRAALEAYPPAVQRGIRLHRFIDSFTDAHPLVRRTTARLRESGLGKWAGVVSDVGFDHLLARDFSHYHYDPTEPLAAFAQRHYALLHARRQELPERLQQTLYYMRRDDWLSGYALPQGLERALLGLSRRAPSGAVLATGAAAFLAELPAYEADFREFWPELRAAVKAENSSREPESGL, from the coding sequence ATGAACTTCCTGGCCCACCTAGTTCTCTCCGATACGCCCGCCGCGCCAAATTATCCTGACGTGGTAATCGGCAATTTTGCCGCCGAAGCCGTACGGGGTCGTGCTGCGCTGGAAGCGTATCCGCCGGCCGTGCAGCGCGGCATCCGCCTGCACCGCTTCATCGACTCGTTCACCGATGCGCACCCGCTGGTGCGCCGCACCACCGCCCGCTTGCGCGAATCAGGCCTTGGCAAATGGGCGGGCGTCGTTTCTGATGTCGGTTTCGACCACCTACTGGCCCGCGACTTCTCGCATTATCACTACGACCCTACCGAGCCGCTGGCAGCCTTCGCCCAACGGCATTACGCCCTGCTCCACGCCCGCCGCCAAGAGTTGCCGGAGCGCCTACAGCAAACGCTCTACTACATGCGCCGCGACGATTGGCTCAGCGGCTACGCGCTTCCCCAAGGCCTAGAGCGGGCCTTGCTAGGCTTGAGCCGCCGCGCACCATCTGGGGCCGTGCTGGCTACAGGCGCCGCCGCGTTCTTGGCAGAATTGCCCGCCTACGAAGCGGATTTTCGGGAGTTTTGGCCGGAACTGCGGGCAGCGGTAAAAGCTGAAAATAGCAGTAGAGAGCCGGAAAGCGGGCTTTAG
- a CDS encoding pyridoxamine 5'-phosphate oxidase family protein, with protein MAEQVAVSHDVTELIKRIKDIKIAMLTTAEQDGTLHSRPMYTQEPQNDGTLWFYTEKDSAKIFEVKKDQHVSLNYSKPEDNLYVAVSGTATVTTNSELIKKYWSEGLRAWFPNGPEDPNIALLRIDIVRGEYWDQPSNVLVRAFGYAKAVITGERYQPTGDEHTQVKP; from the coding sequence ATGGCCGAGCAAGTTGCCGTTAGTCACGATGTTACTGAGCTGATCAAGCGCATCAAGGACATCAAGATTGCCATGCTGACTACTGCCGAGCAAGATGGCACCCTTCATAGCCGTCCGATGTACACCCAAGAGCCGCAAAACGACGGCACGCTGTGGTTCTACACCGAAAAGGACTCCGCTAAGATTTTCGAAGTAAAAAAAGATCAGCACGTAAGCCTGAACTATTCCAAGCCAGAGGATAACCTTTACGTGGCCGTTTCCGGCACAGCAACGGTTACCACCAACTCCGAGCTTATCAAGAAATACTGGTCGGAAGGTCTGCGGGCTTGGTTCCCGAATGGTCCAGAGGACCCGAATATCGCCTTGTTGCGTATTGACATTGTGCGGGGCGAGTATTGGGACCAGCCGAGCAACGTACTTGTACGCGCTTTCGGCTATGCAAAAGCCGTAATAACCGGCGAGCGGTACCAGCCCACCGGCGACGAACACACCCAAGTGAAACCCTAA
- a CDS encoding spheroidene monooxygenase → MLTTLTLFTLQPNQKRWGLAQMGTSPPQLQKVSGLRFFKLAGSGNANGFGLWPNLHRYGFMAVWDSAAAAAAFFQEHALWQEYRQRSVETWTLDLAPLKSHGLWDGTNPFDYETPDLAPADNAPVAVLTRASIRWQKTWRFWQYVAPTSAAVAHADGVRAAIGLGELPIIRQATFSVWESAQKMQQYAYRDATHREVIKLTRQEKWYGEELFARFQVLRSEGTLDGKNPLDMPEVAPPA, encoded by the coding sequence TTGCTTACCACTCTTACCTTATTCACGCTTCAGCCTAACCAGAAACGGTGGGGATTGGCTCAAATGGGCACTTCGCCGCCGCAGTTGCAAAAGGTATCCGGCCTGCGCTTTTTCAAGCTGGCGGGTAGCGGCAATGCTAATGGCTTCGGGCTTTGGCCGAATTTGCACCGCTACGGCTTCATGGCCGTTTGGGACTCGGCAGCAGCGGCAGCAGCCTTTTTCCAAGAGCATGCTTTATGGCAGGAATACCGTCAGCGCAGCGTTGAAACCTGGACGCTGGATTTGGCACCGCTGAAGTCGCACGGCCTTTGGGATGGGACGAATCCATTTGACTACGAAACGCCAGACTTAGCTCCCGCCGACAATGCCCCCGTGGCCGTACTAACCCGCGCTTCTATCCGGTGGCAGAAAACCTGGCGCTTCTGGCAATACGTAGCCCCCACCAGCGCCGCCGTAGCCCACGCCGACGGTGTGCGGGCCGCCATTGGCCTCGGCGAGCTTCCCATCATCCGCCAAGCCACGTTCAGCGTGTGGGAATCAGCCCAAAAGATGCAGCAATACGCCTACCGCGACGCTACCCACCGCGAAGTTATCAAGCTCACGCGCCAAGAAAAGTGGTACGGCGAGGAGCTATTTGCCCGCTTCCAGGTGCTGCGCAGCGAGGGCACGTTAGATGGCAAGAACCCGCTGGATATGCCAGAAGTAGCGCCTCCAGCCTGA
- a CDS encoding PspA/IM30 family protein — MNTLLPTDQPTSLPKWQQPEKVAGWVFLAGLVGAGVYSWGVIVPYLVDIVFDTVKLGIGLGVLFALFLLVTNQRVKAGLWYAGQRIFRTAAGIFVNTDPIGIMEDYIRNTEKEAKNMAAEVGHIEGAHELVKRKLTDNQNQMQDYLNLAASATRQGEKDAADSYASRAAQLQDYNQRLTPMLTTTANVSLVMRQILKAALRQIDNSKFKVGLLKDEYALVKRTSSGMRAAMNILRGDPDKKYFFDLATDRVAQDMAAQLGQIKQAMRYSQEFVKEMDIQNGVMSEKGQRLLGMYQKGDFNALINEKPQPPLTTTQTRQATNDAYSSLLD, encoded by the coding sequence ATGAACACGCTACTACCTACCGATCAACCGACCAGCTTGCCGAAGTGGCAGCAGCCCGAAAAAGTGGCGGGGTGGGTCTTTCTGGCTGGCCTTGTGGGGGCCGGCGTGTATAGTTGGGGCGTCATCGTGCCCTACCTCGTCGACATTGTGTTCGACACCGTGAAGCTCGGCATTGGGCTTGGGGTGCTGTTTGCCTTGTTTCTGCTGGTCACCAACCAGCGCGTGAAGGCGGGGCTGTGGTACGCCGGGCAGCGCATCTTCCGCACGGCGGCGGGCATCTTCGTCAATACCGACCCCATCGGTATCATGGAAGACTACATCCGCAACACCGAAAAGGAAGCCAAAAACATGGCCGCCGAAGTGGGCCACATCGAGGGTGCCCACGAGCTGGTGAAGCGCAAGCTGACCGACAACCAAAACCAGATGCAGGACTACCTGAACCTGGCTGCCTCCGCTACCCGCCAAGGCGAAAAAGATGCGGCCGACAGCTACGCCTCCCGCGCCGCCCAGCTCCAGGACTACAACCAGCGCCTCACGCCCATGCTCACTACCACGGCCAACGTGAGCCTGGTGATGCGCCAAATCCTGAAAGCCGCCCTGCGCCAAATTGACAACAGCAAGTTCAAAGTAGGCCTGCTGAAAGACGAATACGCCCTGGTAAAACGCACCAGCTCGGGCATGCGGGCCGCCATGAATATCCTGCGCGGCGACCCCGACAAGAAGTACTTCTTCGACCTCGCTACCGACCGGGTGGCCCAGGACATGGCCGCGCAGCTCGGCCAGATCAAGCAGGCCATGCGCTACTCGCAGGAGTTCGTCAAGGAAATGGACATCCAGAACGGCGTGATGAGCGAGAAAGGCCAGCGCCTGCTCGGCATGTACCAGAAAGGTGACTTCAACGCCCTAATCAACGAGAAACCCCAACCGCCGCTTACCACCACGCAAACTCGTCAAGCCACCAACGATGCCTATTCTAGCCTGCTTGATTAG